AAACGAAACAGAGACATCTACAAAGTAGGAAGAAGATGGATGCCATGAGAGTCGAAAGGAGACTAAAAGGAATCGATTGAGCGAGAAATGTTACCTTGGTTTTGGGGTTTCCGACTTTCTGCAGGAGGAAATAAAGCTGTTTCTTTAAATTGGAAGTGAAGCAGAAAAAGATAAGGTTTTTCTCTCTAGAGTGGTGGGGCATAAGCAGAAGCACGAGTATTGGGTACAGTCTAACGGGCCGTGCTTAGATTTGGGCCAATGTGTAATTAGGAAAaaaaaggggaaattagggggagacccaaaaaaaaatattctcattctcaggcccataattaattttaggtaccgtgacaccaataattatatgaaattattaaaaatgtctgcatgacggattatgcatccgcatgacgggttatgcatcaggggtataattggcaacgcaacttggatataacatatctaaaaatccgcgccttggaattttacaaattttatatcgttggaaatatttttaagagagctacgcaacgagtacaaacaacaatattaaatttttgtttttcacgaaaaaatcggaggtgatcatcattttaagcaaaatttcgaaaactgactacataaccattatgcagccaccaaaaaagatgcataacacattctgcagacgcataacgaattatgcaaccattttctcgactgcataacaaattatgcatctataccaagttatgtagccattgttttggttgattttagtgcgtacataaaaaattgatgcataatgcattatgcgaacatattttcggatgcataacaggttatgcatctattttctcgatgcataaaaaattgtgcaacaaatttctcgatgcataatgcattatgcagccatattttcgggtACATAACAGGTTATTATTCTTAGCTTGATTCTAGTAACTTTtcatataaaattattattatttctatgTAAATGTGTTAAGgttaaattaagaaaataaaggaTAAATGAAAAAACTTGAAGCGAAACTATATAATATTTTTCCACTTTAAGTGAAATTAACATTCCAGAAAAACAAAAGTATTCGGGTACTCGATACCCAACGAGGGATATGCGTAACGACCAAAAAAGCTTATCGGTTTCTAACAGCAATTCCGTCCCAGATAATCGGGTACCCGTTTGCTGCCTGACTAAAAAGAAATATCTTGAAGGGTCCTAAATTTTTGTTGGATAGGCCTAAACCTGCTTCTAGAAAGACTGTCCCACTTGATCTACACCCACGGGCCATACTCCCAACAGATCTTTTAGAACCGGTAGATGAAGAGAACAAATCATTAGCACAAAAATTAGACGTTCggtttttgttatttatttatttttggtagaGCATCACAAGAATCAGTAATTGGGTTTTTGATACAAAAATGTAGTCTGGgatgtttttgtttgtttgtttgttgtcgTCGTTGAACGCAGTTATGTCGGCAGTGGAGTTGTTGTAATTGGACCTGGTTCAGATGATGATTACATGTCGTGTGGAGGTGGAGTCGGATATGCGCTATGTTGTGAACAATGTGTGGATATTTGCGTGAGCACATCTGCATGCGATTCTGATCCTGACTACCTAGGAGCATATGTCTGTTGTTCCGCATGAAATAAAATGAAAGACCACACGAGTGTCCTCGCAACAATTATAGTCCCGTTtgggattgttttttttttaaccaaaagcactttgtaataaatttttaccaaaaattgtgtttggtaaattTTTTTCAAAGTGATTTTGAAAAGAAGCACTTTCATTTTAGCCCTGCTTTTAAAAAGCTACTCATCACTAGCTTTTAAAAGATGGAAAAGCAGAAGCTGTGGATTCACATAATTCgatttaattgattctctattttaaccttgttaATTTATTATAAAAACAAGTTTTACCCTCAAATATAGTACATTTAACATGATATTtctaacttttattttatttctcaatTTTTTCATTTGTTATTTAAAATAATGAAtacaataataattaaaataaaaatagtaaaaaatttaataaatattaaaataataatattttctaagtAAACCATAACCATAATATtgttaaataattaaaataaataaataaaataataaaaatattacttatattttttaaatatattaaaattagaaatataatttattataataaaattgtatttaaaactaatttttgaaatatgtctattttcgtcattaactACATCACCAGCACTTTTAAATACCAGTTGACCAAACAGAATTTACAGTTTGTTAATTGCACAATGCTTTTtaaattatagtttaccaaacaCCAGCCGATTTATTTCCACAGCACAACACAACAACACAACAGAAAAGCGTTTTTCTAAAATtcacaacaataccaaactagcCTTATAACAAATTGTTTTCCTTTTTACTGTTGTTTTGAGTTTCATTCATACCTAACAAGTCGACTTACTGTTCGATCTTCCTTCCCGGTTATCAATTGTTGTTTGAAAACCTAAATAATTAAATTCAATGAAATTATCGTTTGGTTCTTTTCAGGTGATTCCAATTCCAAATCTGTTTGGTCCATGGATGTAAGAGAGTTTGATCTTTGtttattcaaaaatattaaaaacatcTAAAATAACTTTTTTCTCTACTCTCTTGCTTCTTCACCCGATaaacttcttttcttttctcctttttttaataggaaagtaGAATGTATTAATGAATTTAAGAAGCAACAAATACTGTTTTGGTCACTTAAGATCAATGTATCGATCCAAGCAGGCCAGTTTGAATAATAATCAACTACACTACTTGAGTTTTAGCAAATTTAGCCAAAGAATCAGCTAGGCTATTTGCATCTCTGTGTGCATAACTACATTCCCAATATTCAAAATCAGATAATAAATAGAGAATATCCCTAATAATATTATTTGTTGTCCACTTGACTGAGGTAGGATGACCTTGGATTGCTCTAACAACATTCACACAGTCCCCTTCTAGATGTATCCTTTGAAACCCTCTTTCCTTAGCCCATAGAACTGCTTCTATTGCTCCTAATGCATCAGCTTGTTCAACATCTACTGTTTTGAGAGGGATACATCGCACTCCATCGCAGAACCCTGTAGAATTCCTTAAAGTTAGTTCAATACCAGATGGAAGAGAGCTATTAATAAaggaagcatcaaaatttattttctctACATTAGGAAAAGATGGTTTCCGTAGGTGTCTGACAGTGCCAGTAGTAGAAATGTTAACAACAACTAAGGAATTATGTCATTCATTAAGATGATTCACAATAATTTCAGATATATGAGAAATATTCAACCGAGTATTCTCAAAATTCTTAGCACATCTGGCCTTCCAAATGTACCAAGTTATAAAACAGGTATATTCAAAGCTTTTAAGATCTACCTGTAAACATGTATGACCTGCATTCAGAATGTTACAAAGCCAGTCATGCAAATTATAGCTACAGATGGAATTATACAGATTAAGATTCACTCTATTCCATATACTAGCAGCTACAGGACAACCTATGAAAAGATGTTGGAAGGATTCAACATCATTATCACATAAAGTACATGAGGTACCCTTATGTTTAGTGATTCTAGCTAGCTTATCTTTAGTAGAAAAACACTTGTGCAGACACTTCCACATAAAGTGTTGTATCTTAGGAGGAAGTTTTAACTTCCAGAATAAAGACCAGTTAATTGTCATATCATTCTTAGAAGGACAGGCTACTAGAGAATCATTAAAATAACCCTATATGTTGTTTTAACTGAGAAGCACCCATTGTGAGCAGGTGGCCATCTGAGCTGAGCCTGACCATTGAGAGGAATTATAATTTTCATAATATCATTGACTGTATCCTCATCAAATAGGGCATTAAGAGTATCACAATTCCAAGCATGAGACTCATGATCTATAAGTTGACTGACTTTTTTCATGTTAGAAGAGTAGAAGGTACTATCTGGtggtttgtttttattagaaATCCAATTATCTTTCCAGATATCTACTTGACTTCCATCTCCTATCTCCCAAACATAGTATCTTCTAACTATATCAAGCCCATGACAaatacctttccaaatccaagatccCTGAGAAGAAACAACACCATTAAGAGGATTAGTATTTTTAAAGTATTTGCAACTTAAAATTTGAACACACATCTCATCTTGTTGGGTTAGCATTCTCCATGCTAACTTAGTGAGCAGAGCAAGATTAAGAATGTTTGTCCTTCTAATGTTGAGACCTCCCAGATTTTTGGGAAGTGCTAAATCAAGCCATATTTTATGATAAATTCCTCCTCCTTTTTCATCTTTACCCCATTGGGAATTCATTTGAACTGAATCCATCTTATCTGTGATGGTTTTAGGCATAGGAAATACTTCAAGGTGACGGTtagcaaaattacataaaacagaTTGAATAAGCACTGTTCTACCAAGAGGGGTTACAAACTTACCTTTCCAAATTTCTAAGTTGCTTTTACAACTATCAGTCAGATGAGAGAAAGATTGAGTTTTGTCTCTTTGTAGAAGGAGAGGCACTCCTAAATACTTTTATTGTAAAGCCATTCTTTTTATTTGTAATATACCTGAAATAGTGTTCTTAATGTTACCTGGCACTTTAGGACTAAAAGCCACAGCTGATTTGCCAAAGTTGACAGCTTGACCTGAAAATTTACTGAATTGGTCAATAATTTTAGCTAATTGATTTGCTTCCTGGATCCTAGCTTTAATAAACACaaagcagtcatctgcaaaaaataaaTGGGTGATAGGAGGGGCTTCCTTAGTAACTTGAAATCCATTAATCAAATTTGAATCTTCAGCAGATCTTAGATCTCTACTAAAGGCTTCCATAAAAAGAATAAAGAGGTATGGAGATAGAGGATCTCCCTGTCTCAAACCTCTTTGGGGATAATATAACTTACCTGGAGATCCATTCAAAAGAATAAAAGTAGAAACTGTAGATATGCACTGTTCAATCATAGCACACCATATGTCAGAGAATCCAAGAGGTTTTATAAATTAGCAATTAAAAAAGACCATTCAACTCTGTCAAATGCTTTAGACATATCAATTTTAATAGCAATATCTCCATCTTTGGCTTTATTCTTCTTAAGAGAGTCAATCATCTCATGAGCAATCACTATATTATCTTGGATAAGTCTACCAGCAATAAAAGCAGTTTGATTGGGAGCAATAATTTTACTTAGAAGTTTTTTCAACTTTGAAGccaaatttttttatataattttataaGAAACATTGCATAAGCTAATTGGTCTGAAGTCAACAGCTTTTTAGGGACACTTAGTCTTAATTAGGGATAAGGGTAGTGAAATTATGGTTAAGTTGTTTCAAGATATGCTGAGATTCAAAGAAAGACTTAACCATGTTAATTACATCCTGACCCACAGTATCTCACATAATCTAATAAAAACCTCCAggaaaaccatctggaccaggagtgGTCCATGGTTTCATAGCAAAAACAGTATTCTTAACTTCATCATAAGAGGGACAGGCAATGAACATACAATTATCAGCATCTGTGATACAAGGAGTAATATTATTCAGATAGTTCACAGGATTATTTGGGCTAGTAGTTCTACTCATATTATAGAAGTGACTTAATAGTTCATCTGCAATGTCTTCTCTATCAGTGAGCCAATTGCATAGTCTATCTTGTAAAGTGTCTATCTGAGTTCTTTTCCTCCTAAAGTTTGCCTTCTAATGAAAGTAAGCAGTGTTCCTATCCTCAAATTTTAGGTTATCATCTCTATTTCTTTGTTTCCAGTAATCTTCTTCAGCATTATACCAAAACTTAAGTTTCTCAGTAAGTTCTCTAACTTGATCAGAATTTTGATTGCTTCTATTTCTAGTAATGACATAAAGCTGATCTTGCAACTTAGATATTTGGGTGTTGATATTAACAAAATGGTTATAATTCCAATCCTTTAGAGCATATTTAGTATCATACAAATTATTAGAGAACCTGAAAGCATAAGAACCAGTATTATTGAAACCCCAATTAGAATTGATCAAAGTAGAGAAAGTAGAATCATTGAACCAAGCTTTATTTACTCTAAAAGGTTTTTTAGTTGAATTATCCATTCTAGAGGTGACAATCATAATAGGACAGTGATCACTACCAAGAGTATTTAGATGATAAACAGCAGCATTATTGAAGTTTTGAATCCAACCAAAAGTAGCACAGGCTCCGTCTAATCTTTCTAAAATAAGTTATTCTCATTCTCTTCTATTTGTCTAAGTGAAGGGATTGCTTATGAAATTCATGCTATGAAGACCTCTAAATTGCAGCAAGTCATTGTAATGATCTAATTTAGATTGACTAGGAATATTACCACCTTCTTTTTCATCACAATTTAAAACGAAGTTCATATCTCCTACTAATAACCAACTATTGGTATAAGTATAGTCTTGTTATGCTATGAAGATTAATGTTAAAGCAAGAGTAGAAATAAAAGTTCAAATATACCTTGTTCTCCTCAGAAGTGTTTCCAGATTGCTTGTCCTTAAGTGTGATTCTAGTTGATGTCTTTTTCTCAGCTTCAACCTCATTATTTCCTTGGTTACCTCCATTCTCTGTGAATCCGTATCTTCCCGAGCCTTGCAGCAGAATCCTCTAGGTCAGACATAGTTTGAAACTTCAAGACTTTACCATCAACTGGCGGAACAAAAGGAGTTGgcttagtaatttttcttgacaTAAGCTTATGAGTATTTGTTGTGGTAGAACGCACACTGATGTTTTTTCTCACAATTCCAACACCTCCAAAGGGTAGCGGCTTTTCATGAGCTGCTTTCAGATAAATAGCAGCGTCTTTACAAACATCCTTGGAATGGTTGATGATGAAACATTATCTACAGATTTTGTTAGGTTGCTTGTGATAAAAGAATTTAACCCATTTAGTGGAACCAGCTGCAGTTATTGCTAAGACTCCTCTTCTCAATGGTATAGTGAGTTCAATCCTAACACATATCTTCACAGGAATACCATCATAAGGGATGGCATTAGCAGGTTCAACGACAATAACTTCCCCCAGTAGCTTACCCATATCCTCAACAGATTTAACATTTATATGCTCAGGTTGGAGATATTTCAGATCAATCCAATAAACTTGCTTACTCCAGTCGAGATTCTGGTGGATAAGTCCATGAAAATAGTCGAACAGAATACATAGTTTACCGTCAATATTCGATGGACCTTCCTAGATAATTTTGTCTACCACATCCTTATTCAGAAGCTTGAATATCATTACATTAGTATAAACTTCAATGATATTCACATCTTCTGCAGGAATAAATGGCCAGGTAAACTGGATATTCTCTTCAACTGTACCATAAGACATTTTCCCTTCAATATAATCTTCCCAATCAAACAAAAATCCCATTCTCCATTGCTATTTTCTTACTTTTCTCCAGAATCTTCTTGATTGATGATGACATAATCTTCCTCATTTTGCAGCTCCAAGGTAGCTTTTTTAAATCTTAAAGCTAACTCCGAAACATCATTGTTTGAGTTAAGAACAATATGATTACTAGATTGATTTTCTGCCATTTGATCTTTTCTTTTCACTTCAATTTCAGGATTCAAGTTTACCTTGAGATTAGGATTCATATAGGTATAGTGCCAATTAGGGTTACTTGAAATAGAATAGATATTGGTATTTTTTGTGTTAATTATCAAGAGATTTTTGGGATTGGTTGCAACAGAAAAGGCAAGAACATGAGATGTAATTGACCAAAGCAGAAAGGGGGCTATTAAATTTTCAAATTTGTAACAGACTCAATTTACTTTGCACGTGTAGCATCCATGTGTGAGCTTAGACCTTACTGAATCagagaaaaatcaattttttccttCGGAGAAACCAAGAACAATGAGGATTGAAGGAGAAACTCCTGCTTTAACAAGCAATAAGACAACAACAGCAAACACCATAATCGACACTGGAAACCCGACAAACACCATTTGTGGAGTAAGCAATCTGTATACAcaatgagaagaaaaaaagaaaattagttaCCCATCTGTAATTTTGAGattaaaaaataacaaagaaattttcaaatcaAACCAAAGTAAGGAATGAAATCAATAACACGATTTAAAAAACATTAAGGGGAATCAAAGAAGTCAAAAACAAGATTCAGTGTAGCATCAAGAGAAGAGGGAAATCAAAATTTGAAATACTGAGTTGACTCAGTTTATCCCCCGATTTTCTCACTTCTATATTTTTTCTCTattaatttttcctttttttataatattgatagataaaaaaacttaaaaaattgAATATCTCCGAAAATATAAGTTGAaaatcaataaattttatatattcataAAGGTATCGACGAGACCTACACAACGAGTACCCATTATACTGTGTTTTAGAATTATAATTTTTTTCCGGTATAATAGTAGTTCATATCCGAGAATGAACACTATTTTAGAACATGGCAGTTCATTATAGTTCTAGCAGTTCATTTCGTATAATGAACTCGTATATGCTAGCAATTtaatttgtagaatgaactcataatACTAGTACATTTCGAAGAATGAAATCGCAATTTAGTTCATATAGTAGAATGAACTCGAGATAGATGTTCTTATTGTCGAATGATCTCATAATGGTTTTTCGTATTATAGGATTGGTAATTTATGTTACAAAATAAACTCGTAATGATAATTAAGTATAgcagttcatattgtagaatgaactcgtaataagTGTTCATTATGGTCGCCCATattataaaatgaactcgtaaatggTACTCCATATTGCAGAATGAACTCCTAATGGTATTTCATAtagtagaatgaactcgtaataatagTTCATTATATCAGTTCAttttgtaaaatgaactcgtatgttacttaatcctaagagttcatttgtagaatgaactcacaTGATATTTTTTTGTTCAAACAGTTCACTTTAGAATTTACTAGCTAGTATGATAGTTCATTTTATAGAATGAACTAGTATAATAGTTCATTTTATAGTTAATTTTTAGCTAAAGGATAAGGTAAAAATTAAAAGTTCTGAAATATAACAACTCGTTAAATAGCTCTAAGCGAGGGTTTTCCGAATAtcatttatcatttttggacgtatggttcaaaagatattttcaattttaaatttttattaagagagagagaaaaaatggtGTTTCCGCCACTATTAAAATATTATGACATCATTAATGACGTATGACCAAACATACAATAACATATATTTAAAAAaatgaccaaacagacagttgactaggCCAACATGACCAATCTCACTCAATTATATTTTTTCTAAGACTATACGGTAGTTTCCACTTAAATTTAATTCTATGCCTCAACAGGTTTAAACCGTTTTTCCAACCTCTGGCTCCCGTAtaactctttctttcttttttacggGAAAATGCTAAATTTTATTAAAGGGAAAATAGAAAAGAGATACAGGAAAAACTAGGGCCCAAGATCATAAATTAGGAGCCCATAGCCTATCTACTCAATGATTAGTTGATGGAAACCAATTTACAATAGATCCCCATTGAAAAACAAATTTCTTCACCTCATCAATGATTGTATTCACACCTCTTGCCCTCTTCTTTGCCACAACCTTCTTAGTTTTTTCCAACAATAGATCCCATATTATAGATGGAAGGATTGGCCATATTTCCTAACCTaatttctttcttttattgtcaGCCCATCTCTCCGGTTGTTGTTATGGAAGGATTGGCCATATAACTAGAAAAGAAGCACTCCCATAATTTTCTTGAAAATGCACAGCGAAAGAATAAAAGATTTATGTTCTCCTCTATGTAGCTGCATGAGCTGCAATATATATCCTCAATTTCACATCCCTTTTTGAGATCCACTGTAGGAGATGCATCATGCATGAGCGACCAGATGAAATCTTGCACTGTGTGCTGCACATGTTTCACCCATGTAAATGGTATGGTCAATTTGCGTTGGAGACTTTCTGCTTCAAGACCTACTGATATCCTTAAGTTGAGTACCCAAACACATTGATATGTACGGTAACGTCATATTCATCTTCCAAATCAGGAGGGTCGCCAATCAAATTTTATTAGGTTGGAGAAATCCTCAAATGCATCAGTATTGGGTTGTTTCTTCAAAGTTATTGCCCATCTTCTCTGTTGGATAAGATATGCCACTTTCTTTTTTtgaaccattttttagggaccatggttttttttgggaccatggtcttattaggccaacctctctttacttataaggggtgtcctaaaattagGTAAGTACACATTTactctttactttaatttaaattaaaactaacctaataactatataaatctaatcatatatattTAATCTAAacgaatctattaaccaaaatcaaaatcaaaaacaaaaatagggggaatcgaaattttttagttttgaaaaaaaaaattatcctcttcttcttctctctttgcttgacgttcctcgttcgactGAAAAATGAGtaaccatcaaaatgagttgaaaatgaaagttgcagagagaagttcggttaggaattatatgaaaaactttgtcgaactaaccaaacctaatggaaatgatgaacatgaagaacagtttgaCTATTTCGCAAAAAAgaattcccaaccgaaccttagttcggttatgtcgcaaaaaatattttccaaccgaaccctaatagttcggttagtagcaacaaacatttcccaaccgaaccctaatagctcggttagttgcaaaaacatttcccaaccgaaccttagttcgatTAGTAgctaaaaacatttcccaaccgaaccctaacagttcggttagttgcaaaaaacatttcccaaccgaactttagttcggttacgtcgcaaaaaatatttcttaaccgaactttaagttcggtttgatcgtaaaaatgtttaaatttttttataaccaaactatttaatggtcacaccaaatatagagttcggtttgatcgcaaggaaaatttttaatattttgtaaccgaacttctcactggtaactaatcattactaatcatactaatcactaaacattaagttcgtttttggtcataaatttgggtaaccgaacttaatcgcaaaaaaatttaaagtttctcgcaatttttttttcaattttttgtaatagaacttcttaatggtaactaatcattactaatcatactcatcattaattaataactaattaatcattaaactAACACATTTAATTAAGGAGGGTAAGTTTGATATTAAGAAAaacatttagataaggggtgacttaggATTACTTATAATTTCTTGCCTAAAATATAAGCATAGTCcccacaaaaaaaccatggtccccaaaaaatggttcctttttttttttttttgaaaagaagatCCGCCACTTTCTGTATACTTGTCAATAACAATCTTGAAAGCTTTTTGATGTGATTGGCACAACCGAGTAGGAGGATGTTTGTACCAGAGAAGTTTTACACCAAAAATTGGCTTATTTGGGTCTAATATGCTCCTTTTATTAGGTACCATGATATAGGGCATatcaaaaactttcaaggcatacaaaggactagtcctaacttgggtgaccttataaggggtaccctatggggtggttcaattacctatatgcccttagatcatttaaattactaatctatccctaaccctaatacaaaaacctataatcaataaatataaaatcagtttcatatcccTAATCCCTTCTTCTCCCTCCTCCACAACAGCCGAacccttcttcttattcttccttttttttcatcgtatcatcgcggaaatttaatcgtcgattcgtgaaaatttagtcgacgattaaactcatctatataattgggtcgtcgtaagccagtttctcgttcaaatcgatcgactcaacaacctattgaagaagaaaaagatttagagagtgaagaacaaaatcaaaatcaatcacaaaatcaaccggaagaagagattgaagaagaaccaactccggaaatgagaataggaaggttagttctacaaacctatctcgtatttgatgttttagattggtgtggtcgatttaattcgtcaaaatcatgtttctgcggcggtgaCAGTGTATAGTTCGGTGCAAAaaaaatcttagatgtgcgccgagcttttcttgaaactgaaccctgaaagtgtaTATGAATGGCTCGGCGtaaatctgaaatccgttttgagccgaacttagtgacacagagacttat
This is a stretch of genomic DNA from Papaver somniferum cultivar HN1 chromosome 1, ASM357369v1, whole genome shotgun sequence. It encodes these proteins:
- the LOC113274904 gene encoding uncharacterized protein LOC113274904 — translated: MSRTTSPNNPVNYLNNITPCITDADNCMFIACPSYDEVKNTVFAMKPWTTPGPDGFPGGKLYYPQRGLRQGDPLSPYLFILFMEAFSRDLRSAEDSNLINGFQVTKEAPPITHLFFADDCFVFIKARIQEANQLAKIIDQFSKFSGQAVNFGKSAVAFSPKVPGNIKNTISEIWKGKFVTPLGRTVLIQSVLCNFANRHLEVFPMPKTITDKMDSVQMNSQWGKDEKGGGIYHKIWLDLALPKNLGGLNIRRTNILNLALLTKLAWRMLTQQDEMCVQILSCKYFKNTNPLNGVVSSQGSWIWKGICHGLDIVRRYYVWEIGDGSQVDIWKDNWISNKNKPPDSTFYSSNMKKVSQLIDHESHAWNCDTLNALFDEDTVNDIMKIIIPLNGQAQLRWPPAHNGSYMFTVVVNISTTGTVRHLRKPSFPNVEKINFDASFINSSLPSGIELTLRNSTGFCDGVRCIPLKTVDVEQADALGAIEAVLWAKERGFQRIHLEGDCVNVVRAIQGHPTSVKWTTNNIIRDILYLLSDFEYWECSYAHRDANSLADSLAKFAKTQVV